In Primulina eburnea isolate SZY01 chromosome 3, ASM2296580v1, whole genome shotgun sequence, one DNA window encodes the following:
- the LOC140826869 gene encoding uncharacterized protein, translating into MTFALKSLCNPNEGSGSPTVASPQGNSQANTLELCLWLKDQFSKTEFEEFAIHTCAVWKEKQKYLHGDKEKPLANNVSWSYAILSDFKKARTKEKIEDASKKSNPERIWNPPRLRTLKLNVDAAVDDNRHHFSIGGALRDKQGRPLLAFGKQINQPISVVHGELLAIRECIILMHDKGFTDVQVATDSLLAVQTVTTTRDDIGYTSLCATDIRERMSEYEISELIHVRRTTNNVAHSIARFAFDFPSPFVWLNGDFSPWLLKLVMDDLNK; encoded by the exons ATGACTTTTGCTTTGAAGTCACTCTGTAATCCAAATGAAGGATCAGGATCCCCTACTGTGGCATCCCCACA AGGAAACTCCCAAGCTAACACATTGGAGCTTTGTCTGTGGTTGAAAGACCAATTCTCAAAGACGGAATTTGAGGAGTTTGCAATTCACACATGTGCGGTATGGAAAGAAAAGCAGAAATACCTTCATGGAGATAAGGAGAAACCATTAGCTAATAATGTTTCCTGGAGTTATGCAATCTTATCTGATTTCAAAAAAGCCCGGACCAAAGAGAAAATTGAGGATGCATCAAAAAAGAGTAATCCGGAAAGGATATGGAATCCGCCAAGATTACGCACATTAAAACTCAATGTAGATGCGGCCGTGGATGATAATAGACATCATTTTAGCATTGGTGGCGCACTCCGAGACAAACAAGGTCGACCGTTATTGGCTTTTGGAAAGCAAATCAACCAACCTATTTCAGTGGTTCATGGTGAACTTCTGGCTATTCGAGAATGTATTATTCTAATGCATGACAAAGGCTTCACTGATGTTCAAGTTGCAACCGACTCCTTATTGGCAGTTCAAACAGTCACTACCACTCGGGATGATATTGGTTATACGAGCCTCTGTGCAACAGATATTAGAGAGCGTATGAGTGAATATGAGATATCTGAGCTTATTCATGTTCGTCGTACGACAAATAATGTAGCTCATAGCATTGCACGTTTTGCTTTTGATTTCCCTTCACCCTTTGTTTGGTTGAATGGTGATTTTTCTCCTTGGTTGCTTAAGCTTGTAATGGATGATTTGAATAAGTAA
- the LOC140826910 gene encoding BRASSINOSTEROID INSENSITIVE 1-associated receptor kinase 1-like, which translates to KNIAVANSATGATRGEVARLFVAPAIALAWYRRRKPEDHFFDVPAEEDPEVHLGQLKRFSLRELRIASDNFSNKNILGRDGFSKVYKGRLADGSLVAIKRLKEERIQGGGLQFQIEVEMISMVAHRNLLRLRGFCMTSTERLLVYPYMANGSVASYLRERPESQPPLDWKIRKRIASGSARGLAYLHDHCDPKIIHQDVKVANILLDEDFEAVVGDFGLAKLMGYKDTHVATAFRGTIGHIAPEYLSTGKSSEKTDVFGYGVMLLELITGQRTFDLARLANDDDVMLLDWVRGILKEKKLETLVDADLQGNYVDEEVEQLIQVALLCTQSSPLERPRMSKVVRMLEGDGLAERWEEWQKEEMFLQEFNHTHHPSSNWLINDSTSNIRPEELSGPR; encoded by the exons aaaaacattgcAGTTGCCAACAGCGCTACTGGAGCCACTAGAGGAGAGGTTGCCCGTCTATTTGTTGCCCCTGCAATTGCGCTTGCTTGGTATCGTAGAAGGAAGCCAGAAGATCATTTCTTTGATGTTCCTG CTGAGGAGGATCCGGAAGTTCATCTGGGACAGCTCAAAAGATTTTCACTACGCGAATTGCGAATTGCATCAGATAATTTCAGTAATAAAAATATCCTTGGCAGAGATGGATTCAGTAAGGTTTACAAAGGTCGATTAGCTGATGGCTCTCTAGTAGCAATAAAAAGACTGAAAGAAGAGCGCATTCAAGGTGGAGGGCTTCAATTCCAAATAGAAGTGGAAATGATCAGCATGGTTGCGCATCGAAATTTACTTCGCTTGCGTGGTTTTTGCATGACTTCTACAGAACGGTTGCTTGTTTATCCTTATATGGCTAATGGAAGTGTTGCATCGTACTTGAGAG AAAGACCTGAATCTCAACCTCCCCTTGATTGGAAAATAAGAAAACGGATAGCATCGGGGTCTGCGAGGGGACTTGCTTATTTGCATGATCACTGTGACCCTAAGATCATTCATCAGGATGTCAAAGTTGCAAATATATTATTGGATGAGGACTTTGAAGCAGTTGTAGGTGACTTTGGCTTGGCCAAACTTATGGGCTACAAGGATACTCATGTTGCCACGGCTTTTCGTGGAACCATTGGTCATATTGCTCCCGAATACCTCTCCACTGGTAAATCTTCTGAGAAAACTGATGTTTTCGGTTATGGGGTCATGCTTCTTGAGCTGATCACTGGTCAGAGAACTTTTGATCTTGCTCGGCTTGCCAATGACGATGATGTGATGTTACTCGATTGG GTCAGgggaattttgaaggaaaaaaagTTGGAGACGCTAGTCGATGCGGATCTTCAAGGTAATTATGTGGACGAAGAGGTGGAACAGCTGATCCAAGTAGCTCTGCTCTGTACGCAGAGCTCCCCATTGGAGCGTCCAAGGATGTCAAAAGTCGTGAGGATGCTTGAGGGTGATGGCTTGGCTGAGAGGTGGGAGGAATGGCAGAAGGAAGAAATGTTCCTTCAAGAATTCAATCATACGCATCACCCTAGCAGTAATTGGTTAATTAACGACTCCACTTCGAATATTCGTCCCGAGGAATTATCTGGGCCAAGATGA
- the LOC140828376 gene encoding zinc finger BED domain-containing protein RICESLEEPER 1-like, which translates to MDKAICNYCKKSLSGQSKHGTTHLREHFKICPRRTVSDIRQKLLIKEQNKGEFAIKGFQFDQETSRSILAEMIILHEYPLAIVEHHGFHKLLASLRPLFKVPSRNTIKNDILKMYDYEKTKVLSLLESNKGRIALTTDMWTASNQRKGFLALTGHFIDDNWTLQGRILRFAYVRSPHTSEVLANVIVKSMMDWNIDRKISTITVDNCSTNFFHD; encoded by the exons ATGGATAAGGCAATTTGCAACTACTGCAAAAAATCTCTTTCTGGCCAAAGCAAACATGGGACAACACATTTACGTGAACATTTCAAAATTTGTCCAAGAAGAACTGTTAGTGATATAAGGCAGAAACTGCTGATTAAAGAGCAAAACAAAGGGGAATTTGCTATTAAAGGCTTTCAATTTGATCAAGAAACATCAAGGTCAATTCTTGCTGAAATGATAATTTTACATGAGTATCCATTGGCAATAGTGGAGCATCATGGATTTCATAAACTTTTAGCAAGTCTTCGGCCTTTGTTCAAGGTTCCAAGTCGCAATACCATCAAGAATGATATACTGAAAATGTATGATTATGAAAAGACAAAAGTATTGAGTTTATTGGAATCTAATAAAGGCCGAATTGCTTTAACCACCGACATGTGGACTGCATCTAATCAGAGGAAAGGATTTTTGGCTTTGACTGGCCATTTCATAGATGATAATTGGACTTTGCAAGGTCGTATTTTGAG GTTTGCTTATGTTCGTTCTCCACATACCTCAGAAGTCCTTGCTAATGTGATAGTTAAGTCTATGATGGATTGGAATATTGATAGGAAAATATCCACCATTACTGTTGATAATTGTTCCACTAATTTCTTCCATGACTGA